In Streptomyces nodosus, one DNA window encodes the following:
- a CDS encoding ABC transporter substrate-binding protein → MEGNPPIMRRSALAAVAAIGSVSLLVAGCSKADDNKNNGGKGNTSAGADAATKGVVNASDKKGGTLTYEMSDVPDSFDPGNTYYAYMYNLSRLWARPLMTFKPGPGTEGNTLVPDLAEGKGTPSDGGKTWTYKIRAGLKYQDGTPITTKDVKYAVERSNFARDVLSLGPNYFQQLLAGGDKYKGPYKDKSGKGLSSIETPDDTTIVFHLKQAFQEFDYLVAAPETAPVPQAKDKGVDYVKNIMSSGSYKFESYAEGKQAVLVRNENWDAKTDPLRKQLPDKIVVKMKVNPETIDKDVLAGDAIELVGTGVQASTQAQLLSDPKKKADTDNTFGGRLVYMAINTKVAPFDKVECRKAVQYAIDKASVQTAEGGPVRGEIASTVVPPDITGYEKADAYATPDSKGDVAKAKEQLKACGKTSITTNISARSDRQQEVDAATAIINSLEKVGIKATLKQYPSGKYFTDYAGVPKVTQKQNIGLMMMQWGADWPSGYGFLQQILNGAAISQSGNTNLSQYNSKEVNSLLSKAIATQDDSERNSLYAQIDKKTMDDAVIVPLTYFKVLLARPQNATNLVSSAAWSGQYDYLNIGTTK, encoded by the coding sequence ATGGAGGGGAACCCGCCCATCATGCGAAGGTCAGCGCTGGCCGCGGTTGCGGCCATCGGCTCCGTCAGCCTGCTTGTCGCAGGTTGCAGCAAGGCCGATGACAACAAGAACAACGGTGGCAAGGGCAACACATCGGCCGGGGCCGACGCCGCTACCAAGGGGGTCGTCAACGCCTCCGACAAGAAGGGCGGGACGCTCACCTACGAGATGTCCGACGTCCCGGACTCCTTCGACCCGGGTAACACGTACTACGCGTACATGTACAACCTCAGCCGGCTGTGGGCCCGCCCGCTCATGACGTTCAAGCCCGGCCCCGGCACCGAGGGCAACACCCTGGTCCCGGACCTCGCCGAGGGCAAGGGCACCCCGAGCGACGGCGGCAAGACCTGGACGTACAAGATCCGCGCGGGTCTGAAGTACCAGGACGGCACGCCGATCACCACGAAGGACGTGAAGTACGCCGTCGAGCGGTCCAACTTCGCGCGTGACGTGCTCTCGCTCGGCCCCAACTACTTCCAGCAGCTCCTGGCGGGCGGCGACAAGTACAAGGGCCCCTACAAGGACAAGAGCGGCAAGGGCCTGTCCTCCATCGAGACCCCGGACGACACCACCATCGTCTTCCACCTGAAGCAGGCCTTCCAGGAGTTCGACTACCTGGTCGCCGCCCCGGAGACCGCTCCGGTGCCTCAGGCCAAGGACAAGGGCGTCGACTACGTCAAGAACATCATGTCCTCGGGCTCGTACAAGTTCGAGAGCTACGCCGAGGGCAAGCAGGCCGTCCTCGTGCGCAACGAGAACTGGGACGCGAAGACGGACCCGCTGCGCAAGCAGCTGCCGGACAAGATCGTCGTCAAGATGAAGGTCAACCCGGAGACGATCGACAAGGACGTCCTGGCGGGCGACGCGATCGAGCTGGTGGGTACGGGTGTCCAGGCCTCGACCCAGGCCCAGCTGCTCAGCGACCCGAAGAAGAAGGCCGACACGGACAACACCTTCGGTGGCCGCCTGGTCTACATGGCGATCAACACCAAGGTCGCGCCGTTCGACAAGGTCGAGTGCCGCAAGGCCGTGCAGTACGCGATCGACAAGGCCTCGGTGCAGACCGCCGAGGGCGGCCCGGTCCGCGGTGAAATCGCTTCCACCGTCGTCCCGCCGGACATCACCGGCTACGAGAAGGCGGACGCCTACGCGACCCCGGACAGCAAGGGTGACGTCGCCAAGGCCAAGGAGCAGCTGAAGGCCTGCGGCAAGACGTCGATCACGACGAACATCTCGGCCCGCTCCGACCGCCAGCAGGAGGTGGACGCCGCCACGGCGATCATCAACTCGCTGGAGAAGGTCGGCATCAAGGCCACCCTGAAGCAGTACCCGTCGGGCAAGTACTTCACTGACTACGCGGGTGTGCCGAAGGTCACCCAGAAGCAGAACATCGGTCTGATGATGATGCAGTGGGGTGCCGACTGGCCCTCCGGCTACGGCTTCCTGCAGCAGATCCTGAACGGCGCGGCCATCAGCCAGTCCGGTAACACCAACCTGTCGCAGTACAACAGCAAGGAAGTCAACTCCCTGCTGTCCAAGGCGATCGCGACGCAGGACGACAGCGAGCGCAACAGCCTGTACGCGCAGATCGACAAGAAGACCATGGACGACGCCGTGATCGTCCCGCTGACCTACTTCAAGGTCCTGCTGGCCCGCCCGCAGAACGCCACGAACCTGGTTTCCTCGGCGGCCTGGAGCGGTCAGTACGACTACCTCAACATCGGCACCACGAAGTAG
- a CDS encoding ABC transporter permease: MISYILRRTFAAVILLLVVSAVTFAIFFLLPRLAGQTADQLAQQYIGKSPSKADIIAVKQNLGLDQPLYVQYWHFIKGIVAGATYDLGPTAVHCDAPCFGYSFKTHEQVWPQLTSRMPVTLSLASGAAVLWLLSGVTVGVISALKPRSIFDRTFMGVALAGVSLPMFFTGNLAILLFVFKWPIFGRTYIPLTENPAQWANTLFPAWCSLALLYSAIYARLTRSGMLETMNEDFIRTARAKGLGESKVVVRHGLRAALTPIITVFGMDIGLLLGGAVITETVFSLEGVGAYAVQGITDNDLPKILGVTLLAASFVVIANLLVDLLYAAADPRVRLS, from the coding sequence GTGATCTCGTACATCCTCCGCCGGACGTTCGCAGCAGTGATCCTGCTGCTGGTCGTCTCCGCGGTCACCTTCGCCATCTTCTTCCTGCTGCCGCGGCTCGCCGGTCAGACCGCTGACCAGCTTGCGCAGCAGTACATCGGCAAGAGCCCGTCCAAGGCCGACATCATCGCGGTCAAGCAGAACCTCGGTCTGGACCAGCCCCTTTACGTCCAGTACTGGCACTTCATCAAGGGGATCGTGGCCGGCGCCACCTATGACTTGGGCCCCACTGCGGTGCACTGCGACGCGCCGTGCTTCGGCTACTCCTTCAAGACCCACGAGCAGGTCTGGCCCCAGCTCACCTCCCGTATGCCGGTGACGCTCTCACTGGCCTCGGGTGCGGCGGTCCTGTGGCTGCTCTCCGGCGTGACGGTCGGCGTCATCTCCGCGCTCAAGCCGCGTTCGATCTTCGACCGCACCTTCATGGGTGTCGCGCTCGCCGGTGTCTCCCTGCCCATGTTCTTCACGGGCAACCTGGCGATCCTGCTGTTCGTCTTCAAGTGGCCGATCTTCGGCCGCACCTACATCCCGCTCACCGAGAACCCGGCCCAGTGGGCCAACACGCTCTTCCCCGCGTGGTGTTCCCTGGCGCTGCTCTACTCCGCCATCTACGCCCGGCTCACCCGCTCGGGCATGCTGGAGACGATGAACGAGGACTTCATCCGCACCGCCCGGGCCAAGGGCCTGGGCGAGAGCAAGGTCGTCGTCCGGCACGGACTGCGGGCCGCGCTCACCCCGATCATCACCGTCTTCGGCATGGACATCGGCCTGCTGCTCGGCGGCGCCGTGATCACCGAGACCGTCTTCTCGCTGGAAGGCGTAGGCGCCTACGCGGTGCAGGGCATCACCGACAACGACCTGCCCAAGATCCTCGGCGTGACCCTGCTCGCCGCATCCTTCGTCGTGATCGCAAATCTTCTGGTGGACCTGCTGTACGCCGCCGCCGACCCGCGGGTGAGGCTCTCGTGA
- a CDS encoding ABC transporter ATP-binding protein: protein MTELSKTGAAVGEPATTAPAPTAFLEVRDLKVHFPTDDGLVKSVDGLSFKLEKGKTLSVVGESGSGKSVTSLAIMGLHRLGARGKNVQMSGEIWLDGKELVSAHPDEVRKLRGREMAMIFQDPLSAMHPYYKIGDQIVEAYRVHHKVSRKTARTRAVEMLDRVGIPEPHKRIDGYPHEFSGGMRQRAMIAMALVNNPELLIADEPTTALDVTVQAQILDLIRDLQKEFGSAVVIITHDLGVVAEIADDVLVMYGGRCVERGPVDEIFERPQHPYTWGLLGSMPRIDRETSERLIPVKGQPPSLINVPSGCAFNPRCPYADIPKGNVTRTVRPELELVDTGHWSACHLSAEDRTRIWTEEIAPKL from the coding sequence GTGACCGAACTCTCCAAGACCGGTGCCGCCGTGGGCGAGCCGGCCACCACCGCGCCGGCCCCGACGGCCTTCCTCGAGGTCCGCGACCTGAAGGTGCACTTCCCGACCGACGACGGCCTGGTCAAGTCCGTCGACGGGCTGAGCTTCAAGCTGGAGAAGGGCAAGACCCTCTCCGTCGTCGGCGAGTCGGGCTCCGGCAAGTCGGTCACCTCGCTCGCGATCATGGGCCTGCACCGGCTCGGCGCCCGCGGCAAGAACGTCCAGATGTCCGGCGAGATCTGGCTGGACGGCAAGGAACTGGTCTCCGCCCACCCGGACGAGGTGCGCAAGCTGCGCGGCCGCGAGATGGCGATGATCTTCCAGGACCCGCTGTCCGCGATGCACCCGTATTACAAGATCGGCGACCAGATCGTCGAGGCCTACCGGGTGCACCACAAGGTGAGCAGGAAGACCGCCCGCACCCGGGCCGTCGAGATGCTCGACCGGGTCGGCATCCCCGAGCCGCACAAGCGTATCGACGGCTACCCGCACGAGTTCTCCGGCGGTATGCGCCAGCGCGCCATGATCGCCATGGCGCTGGTCAACAACCCCGAACTGCTCATCGCGGACGAGCCGACCACCGCGCTCGACGTCACCGTGCAGGCGCAGATCCTCGACCTGATCCGCGATCTCCAGAAGGAGTTCGGCTCCGCGGTCGTCATCATCACGCACGACCTCGGCGTGGTCGCCGAGATCGCCGACGACGTGCTGGTGATGTACGGCGGCCGGTGCGTGGAGCGCGGCCCGGTCGACGAGATCTTCGAGCGACCGCAGCACCCGTACACCTGGGGGCTCCTCGGCTCGATGCCGCGCATCGACCGTGAGACCTCCGAGCGGCTCATCCCGGTCAAGGGCCAGCCGCCGAGCCTCATCAACGTCCCGTCCGGTTGTGCCTTCAACCCACGCTGCCCGTACGCGGACATCCCCAAGGGGAACGTCACCCGCACGGTGCGTCCGGAGCTGGAGCTGGTGGACACCGGACACTGGTCCGCCTGCCACCTCTCGGCCGAGGACCGTACGCGGATCTGGACCGAAGAGATTGCGCCGAAGCTGTGA
- a CDS encoding ABC transporter ATP-binding protein gives MSETKKTDTAGQAEVPRQAQASEGDSADRGVLLRVEGLTKHFPIKKGILQRQVGAVKAVDGIDFEVRKGETLGVVGESGCGKSTMGRVITRLQDPTSGTITFEGQDITRLNAGKMRPLRRDIQMIFQDPYGSLNPRHTIGSIVSAPFRLQGVEPEGGVKKEVQRLLELVGLSPEHFNRYPHEFSGGQRQRIGIARALALKPKLVVADEPVSALDVSIQAQVVNLMDDLQEELGLTYVIIAHDLSVVRHVSDRIAVMYLGKIVELADRTSLYQAPMHPYTKALMSAVPIPDPKRQGGKNERILLRGDVPSPIAPPSGCRFHTRCWKATEICRTTEPPLKELRPGQRVACHHPENFEDQAPQDTVLLSDARKTAELVPDAVLEESAETSAAVAAEIAAEKSDGADTSDGAEKSDRADTSDGAEKSDGAGKSEGAEAAADAEEPAASEEPAKKAEADPQESTDK, from the coding sequence GTGAGTGAGACGAAGAAGACGGACACCGCCGGCCAGGCCGAGGTCCCGCGGCAGGCGCAGGCTTCCGAAGGCGACTCCGCGGACCGCGGGGTGCTGCTCCGGGTCGAGGGCCTGACCAAGCACTTCCCCATCAAGAAGGGGATCCTGCAGCGTCAGGTCGGCGCGGTGAAGGCCGTCGACGGCATCGACTTCGAGGTGCGCAAGGGCGAGACCCTGGGCGTCGTCGGTGAGTCGGGCTGCGGCAAGTCGACCATGGGCCGGGTCATCACCCGCCTCCAGGACCCGACCAGCGGCACGATCACCTTCGAGGGCCAGGACATCACGCGGCTGAACGCCGGGAAGATGCGTCCGCTGCGCCGCGACATCCAGATGATCTTCCAGGACCCGTACGGCTCCCTGAATCCCCGCCACACCATCGGCTCGATCGTCTCGGCGCCCTTCCGGCTCCAGGGCGTGGAGCCCGAGGGCGGGGTGAAGAAGGAGGTCCAGCGGCTGCTGGAGCTGGTCGGTCTCAGCCCCGAGCACTTCAACCGCTACCCGCACGAGTTCTCCGGCGGCCAGCGCCAGCGCATCGGCATCGCCCGGGCGCTCGCGCTCAAGCCGAAGCTGGTGGTGGCGGACGAGCCGGTCTCCGCCCTGGACGTCTCCATCCAGGCCCAGGTGGTCAACCTCATGGACGACCTCCAGGAGGAGCTGGGCCTGACCTACGTGATCATCGCGCACGACCTCTCGGTCGTCCGGCACGTCTCGGACCGGATCGCGGTGATGTACCTCGGCAAGATCGTCGAACTCGCCGACCGGACCTCGCTGTACCAGGCGCCGATGCACCCGTACACCAAGGCCCTGATGTCGGCGGTGCCGATCCCGGACCCGAAGCGACAGGGTGGCAAGAACGAGCGGATCCTGCTGCGCGGGGACGTGCCCTCGCCGATCGCCCCGCCGAGCGGCTGCCGTTTCCACACCCGGTGCTGGAAGGCGACCGAGATCTGCCGTACGACCGAGCCGCCGCTCAAGGAGCTGAGGCCCGGTCAGCGGGTGGCCTGCCACCACCCGGAGAACTTCGAGGACCAGGCCCCACAGGACACGGTGCTGCTGTCCGACGCCAGGAAGACGGCGGAGCTCGTACCGGACGCGGTGCTGGAGGAGTCGGCGGAGACCTCGGCGGCGGTGGCCGCGGAGATCGCGGCCGAGAAGTCCGACGGTGCCGACACGTCCGACGGCGCCGAGAAGTCCGATCGTGCCGACACGTCCGACGGCGCCGAGAAGTCCGACGGTGCCGGGAAGTCGGAGGGCGCCGAGGCGGCTGCGGACGCCGAGGAGCCGGCTGCCTCCGAGGAGCCGGCGAAGAAGGCGGAAGCCGACCCCCAGGAGTCGACCGACAAGTAG
- a CDS encoding trimeric intracellular cation channel family protein: MLQQLFSPSVQHTLDVVGIFVFAISGALLAVRKNFDVFGIAVLAEVTALGGGLFRDLVIGAVPPAAFTDLGYFLTPLFAALLVFFLHPQVERIQVAVNVFDAAGLGLFCVAGTTKAYEHGLGLTASATLGLATAVGGGVLRDILANEVPSLLRWDRDLYAVPAIVGATMAALCIRYGVLTPVTTALAVVTAFVLRLLAMRFHWRAPRAWNRRSTVVEE; the protein is encoded by the coding sequence GTGCTCCAGCAATTGTTCAGCCCTTCCGTCCAGCACACGCTCGATGTGGTCGGCATCTTCGTCTTCGCGATCTCCGGCGCTCTGCTGGCCGTCCGCAAGAACTTCGATGTCTTCGGAATCGCCGTGCTCGCCGAGGTCACCGCGCTCGGCGGAGGACTGTTCCGTGACCTGGTCATCGGCGCCGTGCCCCCGGCCGCCTTCACGGATCTGGGGTACTTCCTGACCCCGCTGTTCGCCGCCCTGCTGGTCTTCTTCCTCCACCCGCAGGTGGAGCGCATCCAGGTCGCCGTCAATGTCTTCGACGCGGCCGGCCTCGGACTGTTCTGTGTCGCCGGCACGACCAAGGCGTACGAGCACGGCCTCGGCCTCACCGCGTCCGCCACCCTGGGCCTGGCCACGGCGGTGGGCGGCGGTGTCCTGCGGGACATCCTCGCCAACGAGGTGCCCTCGCTGCTGCGCTGGGACCGCGATCTGTACGCGGTGCCGGCGATCGTCGGCGCCACGATGGCGGCGCTCTGCATCCGCTACGGCGTGCTCACCCCGGTGACCACGGCGCTCGCGGTGGTCACCGCCTTCGTACTGCGTCTGCTGGCGATGCGGTTTCACTGGCGAGCGCCGCGTGCCTGGAATCGCCGGTCCACGGTCGTGGAGGAGTAG
- a CDS encoding alpha/beta hydrolase, with amino-acid sequence MSLTGTPFLITSITLLTVALILPLFLWSRIRGPVALRHGARVFMLLFAQATAVVLVFVLVNNANSLYDNWADLLGTGNHVQQAADLGKDGTGGIRITSLPKVRQTFGQADGPDMHAAGGVRVTQLKGRVSGVDAEVYVWLPPQYQEPAYRHRKFPVVELLSGYPGSAKAWFGSLKVHEQLLPLMRDGQVAPFILVAPRTNLIARVDTGCANVPGAVNADTWLSIDVPKMVTDNFRAESAPNGWAAAGYSAGAHCATKLAVAHPDRYRAAISLSGYNDPIGERVSLAAQSIALRRQNNPYVLLKSCRTAPRVALYLSGQLGDGYQAAAALQRIARPPTTVHTVLIPRSAGGHTMALWRPQIRPAFTWLTRQMSGRRTLGSTPPRPWTGDSRHAALASETASPADAVRRR; translated from the coding sequence ATGAGTCTGACTGGAACGCCGTTCCTCATCACTTCGATCACCCTCCTCACGGTCGCCCTCATCCTGCCCTTGTTCCTGTGGTCCCGGATCCGCGGCCCGGTGGCCCTGCGCCACGGCGCCCGGGTCTTCATGCTGCTGTTCGCCCAGGCCACCGCGGTCGTCCTGGTCTTCGTCCTGGTGAACAACGCCAACAGCCTGTACGACAACTGGGCCGATCTGCTCGGCACGGGCAACCATGTGCAGCAGGCCGCCGACCTGGGCAAGGACGGCACCGGCGGGATCCGGATCACCTCCCTTCCGAAGGTGCGGCAGACCTTCGGCCAGGCCGACGGCCCGGACATGCACGCGGCCGGCGGGGTGCGGGTCACCCAGCTCAAGGGCCGGGTGTCGGGCGTGGACGCCGAGGTCTACGTCTGGCTTCCACCGCAGTACCAGGAGCCCGCCTACCGGCACCGGAAGTTCCCGGTCGTGGAGCTGCTCTCCGGATATCCGGGCTCGGCCAAGGCATGGTTCGGCTCACTGAAGGTGCACGAGCAGCTGCTGCCGCTGATGCGCGACGGGCAGGTGGCGCCGTTCATCCTGGTGGCCCCGCGCACCAATCTCATCGCCAGGGTCGACACGGGCTGTGCGAACGTCCCGGGCGCCGTGAACGCCGACACCTGGCTGAGCATCGACGTCCCCAAGATGGTGACGGACAACTTCCGGGCCGAGTCCGCACCGAACGGCTGGGCGGCCGCCGGTTACTCGGCGGGCGCGCACTGCGCGACCAAGCTCGCGGTCGCGCACCCCGACCGCTACCGGGCCGCGATCAGCCTGTCCGGCTACAACGACCCGATCGGCGAGCGTGTCTCCCTGGCCGCGCAGAGCATCGCGCTGCGCCGCCAGAACAACCCGTACGTCCTGCTCAAGAGCTGTCGCACCGCGCCCCGCGTCGCCCTCTACCTCTCCGGTCAGCTGGGCGACGGCTACCAGGCGGCCGCGGCGCTGCAGCGGATCGCCAGGCCGCCCACGACGGTGCACACGGTGCTGATCCCGCGCAGCGCGGGCGGCCACACCATGGCCCTGTGGCGGCCGCAGATCCGCCCCGCCTTCACCTGGCTGACCCGGCAGATGAGCGGCAGAAGGACCCTCGGGTCTACTCCTCCACGACCGTGGACCGGCGATTCCAGGCACGCGGCGCTCGCCAGTGAAACCGCATCGCCAGCAGACGCAGTACGAAGGCGGTGA
- a CDS encoding thioesterase family protein encodes MAEAVTAQAARGAIGDSEFDRDTAVVRREPGVHDIDLSAGWTIAGAVNGGYLLAVLGRALADTLPHSDPFTVSAHYLTASRPGPAVIRTDVVRTGRTLSTGQASLFQYDDEGHEVERIRVLASYGDLDALPDDIRTSAEPPAIPPLDRCFDAQDGPAPVSGSSAIVERLMLRLDPATLGWALGSPSGKGEMRAWFGLADGRDTDPLALLLAVDALPPTAFELGLSGWVPTVELTVHVRSRPAPGPLRVSITTRNLAGGYLEEDAEVWDSADRLVAQSRQLARVRLS; translated from the coding sequence ATGGCAGAAGCAGTGACCGCCCAGGCCGCCCGAGGCGCCATAGGCGACAGTGAGTTCGACCGCGACACCGCGGTCGTCCGCCGGGAACCCGGCGTCCATGACATCGACCTCTCCGCCGGCTGGACGATCGCCGGCGCCGTCAACGGCGGCTATCTGCTGGCCGTCCTCGGCCGTGCCCTCGCGGACACCCTGCCGCACTCCGACCCGTTCACCGTCTCCGCGCACTACCTCACGGCGTCCCGGCCCGGCCCGGCCGTGATCCGCACGGATGTCGTCCGCACCGGACGCACCCTCTCCACGGGCCAGGCCTCGTTGTTCCAGTACGACGACGAGGGCCACGAGGTGGAACGGATCCGGGTGCTCGCCTCGTACGGCGATCTGGACGCCCTGCCCGACGACATCCGTACCAGCGCGGAACCGCCCGCCATCCCGCCGTTGGACCGGTGCTTCGACGCCCAGGACGGTCCGGCACCGGTCTCCGGCAGCTCGGCCATCGTCGAGCGGCTGATGCTCAGGCTCGACCCCGCCACGCTGGGCTGGGCGCTGGGCTCGCCCTCCGGGAAGGGCGAGATGAGGGCCTGGTTCGGGCTGGCCGACGGCCGCGACACGGATCCCCTCGCCCTGCTCCTCGCGGTGGACGCGCTGCCGCCCACCGCCTTCGAGCTCGGGCTCTCCGGCTGGGTGCCGACCGTCGAACTGACCGTGCACGTCCGGAGCCGTCCGGCGCCGGGGCCGCTGCGGGTCTCCATCACCACCCGCAATCTCGCCGGAGGCTATCTGGAGGAGGACGCGGAGGTCTGGGACAGCGCGGACCGTCTGGTCGCCCAGTCCCGCCAGTTGGCGCGGGTCAGACTGTCCTGA
- a CDS encoding cysteine desulfurase family protein, which translates to MAYLDHAATTPMLPEAAEALTAQLGVTGNASSLHASGRRARRTVEEARETLADALGARPSEVVFTSGGTEADNLAVKGLYWSRRAADPARTRVLASPVEHHAVLDAVDWLGEHEGATVEYLPVDSYGRVRPEALREAVARNPDDVALATVMWANNEIGTVMPVRELADVAAEFDIPLHADAVQAFGQLPVDFEASGLAAMTVSGHKIGGPYGIGALLLGRRYSPVPVLHGGGQERHVRSGTLDVPAVASFAVAGRLAAEHRERFAREIGALRDELIAVVREAVPDAILGGDPVDRLPANAHFTFPGCEGDSLLLLLDAQGIECSTGSACTAGVAQPSHVLLATGADPDLARGTLRFSLGHTSTVADVEAVAKTIGPAVERARTAGLT; encoded by the coding sequence ATGGCTTACCTCGACCACGCCGCGACCACCCCGATGCTCCCCGAGGCGGCAGAGGCACTGACCGCGCAGCTCGGCGTCACCGGCAACGCCTCCTCACTGCACGCATCCGGCCGGCGGGCGAGACGAACCGTCGAAGAGGCCCGGGAGACCCTCGCCGACGCCCTGGGTGCCCGCCCCAGCGAGGTCGTCTTCACCTCCGGCGGCACCGAGGCCGACAACCTCGCCGTGAAGGGCCTGTACTGGTCCCGGCGTGCCGCCGACCCGGCCCGTACCCGGGTGCTCGCCAGCCCCGTCGAACACCACGCGGTCCTCGACGCGGTCGACTGGCTCGGCGAACACGAGGGCGCCACGGTCGAGTATCTGCCCGTCGACTCCTACGGCCGGGTCCGTCCGGAGGCCCTGCGCGAGGCCGTCGCCCGTAACCCCGACGATGTCGCCCTCGCCACGGTCATGTGGGCCAACAACGAGATCGGCACCGTCATGCCGGTCCGTGAACTGGCCGACGTGGCGGCGGAGTTCGACATTCCGCTGCATGCCGACGCGGTCCAGGCCTTCGGTCAGCTCCCGGTGGACTTCGAGGCCTCGGGCCTCGCCGCCATGACGGTCTCCGGCCACAAGATCGGCGGTCCCTACGGCATCGGCGCGCTGCTCCTGGGCCGCAGATACAGCCCCGTACCGGTGCTGCACGGCGGCGGTCAGGAACGCCATGTGCGCTCCGGCACCCTCGATGTGCCGGCGGTCGCCTCCTTCGCCGTCGCCGGACGGCTCGCCGCCGAGCACCGGGAGCGGTTCGCCCGCGAGATCGGTGCCCTGCGCGACGAACTGATCGCCGTGGTCCGCGAGGCCGTCCCGGACGCGATCCTGGGCGGGGACCCGGTGGACCGGCTGCCGGCCAACGCGCACTTCACCTTCCCCGGCTGCGAGGGCGACTCCCTGCTTCTGCTGCTGGACGCTCAGGGCATCGAGTGCTCCACGGGCTCCGCCTGCACGGCCGGTGTGGCCCAGCCCAGCCATGTCCTGCTGGCCACCGGCGCCGATCCGGACCTGGCCCGCGGCACCCTGCGCTTCTCCCTGGGCCACACCTCCACCGTGGCCGATGTGGAGGCGGTCGCCAAGACGATCGGCCCCGCGGTGGAGCGCGCCCGCACCGCCGGTCTGACCTGA
- a CDS encoding N-acetylmuramoyl-L-alanine amidase — MGDRRTAKDGDRRLGRRALFVGGTAAVLGTAVLGTAALAREELGRLWWRLPGIEKPRVAGAVDFPGARWVAASPANLRRADRPDDYRIDRVIIHVTQGGYRSAVNVFQDPGHGAAAHYIVSADGHVTQMVRELDVAFHAGNREYNERSVGIEHEGFVEDASSFTDAMYEASARLTAAICGRYGIPVDRGHIIGHVEVPGTDHTDPGPHWDWARYLRLVRAARTAPVKPQRSA, encoded by the coding sequence ATGGGGGACCGGAGGACGGCGAAGGACGGGGACCGGCGGCTCGGACGACGGGCACTGTTCGTCGGGGGGACCGCGGCGGTGCTGGGTACGGCGGTGCTGGGTACGGCGGCGCTGGCACGCGAGGAGCTGGGACGCCTGTGGTGGCGGCTGCCCGGCATCGAAAAGCCCCGGGTGGCGGGCGCGGTCGACTTCCCCGGGGCCCGCTGGGTGGCGGCGTCACCGGCCAATCTGCGGCGCGCGGACCGGCCCGACGACTACCGCATAGACCGTGTGATCATCCATGTCACCCAGGGCGGCTACCGCAGCGCCGTGAACGTGTTCCAGGACCCGGGGCACGGCGCGGCGGCGCACTACATAGTGAGCGCCGACGGGCATGTCACCCAGATGGTCCGGGAGCTGGACGTCGCCTTCCACGCGGGCAACCGGGAGTACAACGAGCGGAGCGTCGGCATCGAGCACGAGGGCTTCGTGGAGGACGCCTCCTCGTTCACGGACGCGATGTACGAGGCGTCGGCGCGGCTCACCGCCGCGATCTGCGGACGGTACGGCATACCCGTGGACCGCGGGCACATCATCGGGCATGTCGAGGTTCCGGGCACGGATCACACGGATCCGGGCCCGCACTGGGACTGGGCCCGCTACCTCCGTCTGGTACGGGCGGCCCGGACCGCCCCGGTGAAGCCGCAACGCTCCGCCTAG